The Vitis riparia cultivar Riparia Gloire de Montpellier isolate 1030 chromosome 3, EGFV_Vit.rip_1.0, whole genome shotgun sequence genome segment AAGGGAGATGTTGCCTCCAGGACAGTAGTTTTAGTTGTGGAATGGGTCTTGAAAGAGAATCTATGGAGAAGGTTGTCTCTGGCAGTTGTGGTTCAATTTGTTTTAGGGGCTTGTTTATTGCTACAACAAGCCAAATCGtttttttccccaatttttttttttttaatctgtaATTGATCTTTGTTTCTAGTCCTTGTGGAATGTAAATTGTAACCTTTGGGGGCCTTTTCTTGGGTGGAAtcagattttcatttttgttattcttGAGAAAGGAAAGACAGAAGAAAGATTTATACCAATTCTAAAGCACTGAATTCTTAGAACTGTTTAAATTTGATGATGATATTGGTGTACTAGTTTGTTCTTAATGCCCAAGTAGTATAGGCTTTTGCCCCAGGCTCTCTGAACTCTTCTCCACTGAACTGTGGCCCTGAAAGCTCtagattttgtgaaattttttaCAACATCCATCTGCAAATTATATTGCATCCAAATGAAGGAGACAAGCCCAAAGGAATTAAAAGGAGGGTCCTACATTTTGAAATGTCATAGTTATAAATTCTTGAAGTTGATAATCATAATATTGGTGAATTGGCTTGTTCTTCTCAAACACATTGTATACAAAGTTCTGCAAAAAGTTTACCGTGAGAAGGTTCAAAAGAAACaatgaaaggaaaatggaaaaaagtaTGAAGGTGGAAAAAGGTCCCATCGAGATTTGAACTCGGGTTACTGGATTCAGAGTCCAATGTCCTGACCACTAGACCATGGGACCATTTGTTGTTGTCTTCTAACCACCTTTTAGATAGTGAAAATAGACTCAttgaaacgacgtcgtttaaTCCGTAGCCATctgattgaaatttgaaatgacGACGTTCGTTTTCTTCCGTCTCGTCGGCTGTGGCAGCCCAGAGCAATGTCGTTTTagaatttttcactttttgcaGAAATGACGTCATTTTGATATGATACGACGCCGTTTTTAGGGAAGTAACTCATGAGTTAGGCACCTGTCGCGGCAGTCTAATCCATTTCTGAGCTAAAGATGCTGTCCTTTCCACACTACCATCACTCCCCACACCTCCCTAACTATGTCTCCCATCACCTCCCTCTTCGCCGGAACCCTAATTTCACCACCGCTCTCCACCTCTATTCCGCAACCTCCTCTCGAATCTCCGcctcctcctcttcctcctccGCCGTTCCCCACCGCAACCAAGAACCCGTTCAACCACCACACACCACAACCACTGAAGAGACTTTCCGAAAACACAACGCCAAATCCACCGCTCTCGTCCTCCACCGTTCATCAAATCCAAATCAACAGCGCCAGGAGGCTATACCAGAAGAAGAGAAGCTGAGGATTCTAGAAATGTCTCTAGTGACAAAAAGAACGCCTCAATTTCCGGGCTCCATCTACATTCAGCCGTCGCAATCCGAGACCTCGAAGCCTCCTCTGGCCAAACTCTTCAACGGAGAAAGCGATGAAGACGATGACGAGATGATAATGCGGGCTCTGGAGATTCGCCGGAATGTAACGGTGGAGATTTTCAAGGAAGCAATGCGGAAGGGCAAGTTTGGGATCACTTACTCCAATAATTTGGTGTCTAGGTTGCCTGATTTTATTGACTATGTCATGATTGAAGCGGCTTCCATGAAGCAGTTGCCTGAATTCTCCCATTCAACGTTTAATACGCGCGCCAAGACTGTCATACATGACTCCAATGTGGTGCCGCTCATCAGGTACAAGGACTAAAACCGTTGGTGATATTTCTGTTCTTTTGACTGAATTTGGTGTCGGTGATTTGGAGTTGTTTGCTAGTTTGTGTAATATATTCTGTGTTGCTGTGCTTATCTCTATGTGGGTTAGGGTGTATCTAGGTGGTGGGTATATCGCATTTGATTGATTTCTTAGAGTGGTTGGGCTTTGGGTGAGAGAGGGAGTATTTTTTTTACCCTCTTTACTacaatgtcaaaaaaaaattctgtgTTGCTGTGCTTATAacaaatttctcaaatttatcaGGAACTTTTCTTTGAATGAACGTAAACTGACTTCTGAATACTCAAGATCTTCCAAATGATTATTGGACTATTTCCAAAATGCTTGAATGATGCCAAAGAATTTTAGAATgggaatatattgtttttatttttgtttttaaatttcttgacctgcattctttttatttctccCAAATTCATTCCTTGAGGGCTTTTTTTCCTTGAATGTGTGTTTTCTCTCTCTGGAAGTATTGCTGATATATTCTCTTTGCGTTTCTGAATTTTATCCCTATGGTGAATAATTTTGGAACCACAAATTTCTCTCTATGATTTCTAGAAAAGAGGAGTAAAATGTTAGACCATATTATCTCAATTGCATGGTTGAATCATGTAGGTGGTTGAAACACAATTCACTCTCATATCCACGAATTGGAAAGCTAATATGCATGTCAAAGGGAAATCTTGAGACTATAAGAGTACTTGTTGAATGGTTGAAGACAATTCATGTGAGGGGGGAATTTCTTGGGTTTGTGATCATGAAAGCAGGAGAGGATATTTTGGAGCGCAGCATAGAGGAATTGGATGACATTGTCAGGTATCTAGAGAACAATGGGGTACGGAGGGATTGGATGGGTAATGTGATGAGCCGATGCCCTCAATTGTTGTCTTACAGCATCGAGGAAGTGAAAACTCGTGTGGGGTTCTACTTGGATATGGGTATGAATGAGAAGGATTTTGGCACAATGGTCTTTGATTATCCCAAGGCACTTGGCTACTTTACTCTGGAAGAGATGAACGAAAAGGTATTTGACTAATCAGATCTAGGAAACAACTTTAGTCTAATGTGTATAGCAATTGGAGTTTGTTCGGTGAaaacaaatgttttaatttcaaagtAAAGGAACTTGACTTCTTGCATCATCATTAATGGAAGTTTCTTCCAAGAATTTATGTCCTCATTGTTTACTCTATTCATCCATTATAATGCATTACTTCACTTGTTGTAGCAACAGAGAATGCAGTGGTAGGTTTTCTTGATTGAAGCTAGTTTTCTTTGTGCAACCTGTCTACATGATCTAAAATGGCATCAGTGGGATGTGGTGTAATCACTTACCATTTTGTATGACTTAAAATCGCATGCTTCTCTTGTTCATGTTAGGTTAGTTATCTGAAGGAGTTTGGCCTCAACAATGAAGATGTAGGGAGATTACTAGCATTTAAGCCGCAACTGATGGGTTGTAGCATTGAGGAAAGATGGAAGCCTTTTGTTAAGTATCTGTACTACCTTGGGGTTTGCCGAGAGGGTATGAGGAGAATGCTTATCATCAAACCAATGGTTTTTTGTGTTGATTTAGAGAAAACCATTGTACCAAAGGTATGCAATATATGTATGAGTGAGTTTTATTTTGAATGTCTAGTCAACTTGTGCGACCTAGTTAAGTTCTGCAGTTAATTTATTAAGACAGATTTGTTTTCCTCTTTGAAGGTACGGTTTTTTCAGGACATAGGCATTCGAGATGATGCCATTGGTAACATGCTTGTTAAGTTTCCTCCATTACTAACATACAGCCTCTACAAGAAAATTCGCCCAGTGGTTTGTGCTTTTCATTTCTCCtccatttgttttgatttttcctAGCATATAATGTTATTTCTTCAACAACTCGTCGGATTAGATAATCCaacttttgaattttgtatatGTTAATATGTTTAACTccaatttggaatttatttgtctttttttagtttaatcttTAAATAAGATGGTAGGAAAATGGAAGATTCATATAACTAACTGCTAAATCTGTGATggaaattctttaatttaactCAAACGAACATGtaggttgtttattttcttcctcaCTCACTTTATCACTTGAGAAGAACCAAGTACAAAAGTAACTATTCAGCTATTCCTGATTATTTGGGTTGAATGCATTGAGAACAAGCTATAATATTCTCATTTgtcattcatttctttttgcTCCTCATCTGGTATTTGTTGTTCATGCTGTCTTTCTGTAACTGCATTTCACCTGTGGAACTACATTATGAGTCAGtaccataattataatttattgagCTAGGATTGATGCCCGCTATGTTTAAAGAATTCTATCTCAAAGGGAGTTTATTTAACAACATTTGACTGGAAATACATTTCTATTGATGATTTCTGTccacattaaaaaaatgttctgGTACCTTGGCATAAAATGATAACTTTTCCATCCCCTGCAACATTAACCCTTAGCAAAAGACCTAAATACCTAATGAACATTCAATAATCTGCCTTCTGAATGTCACACAGGTCATTTTCTTGATTACTAAAGCTGGGGTCAGCCGGAAAGATATTGCAAAGGTAATAGCTCTGGGACCTGAGCTCTTGGGATGCAGTATTGTGCATAAGCTGGAGGTTAGCGTGAAGTACTTTCTCTCACTTGGAATACCCCTTCAAATACTGGGTGAGATGATAGCTGATTTTCCCATGCTACTGCGGTACAATATAGATGTCCTCCGTCCCAAGTACCGCTATCTGCGTAGAACTATGGTCCGCCCTTTGAAGGATCTCATTGAGTTTCCAAGGTAAAATTTGACAACCTAGTTTCCTTTACTATATTGCTTGAAATTAGATTAGTTGTCTAGCCATCATAAGGAAGGCTTATTTGAATCAAATGAGAGCAACGTCTCAACATCTCAGAAATGAGCTGATAAACTTTTAAACCTTCAATGTGCAGAAACTATCCTAGTTTTGGCTTGAAAGAATATTAGTCCTTTTTTGTTCTGG includes the following:
- the LOC117911837 gene encoding transcription termination factor MTERF2, chloroplastic, which produces MLSFPHYHHSPHLPNYVSHHLPLRRNPNFTTALHLYSATSSRISASSSSSSAVPHRNQEPVQPPHTTTTEETFRKHNAKSTALVLHRSSNPNQQRQEAIPEEEKLRILEMSLVTKRTPQFPGSIYIQPSQSETSKPPLAKLFNGESDEDDDEMIMRALEIRRNVTVEIFKEAMRKGKFGITYSNNLVSRLPDFIDYVMIEAASMKQLPEFSHSTFNTRAKTVIHDSNVVPLIRWLKHNSLSYPRIGKLICMSKGNLETIRVLVEWLKTIHVRGEFLGFVIMKAGEDILERSIEELDDIVRYLENNGVRRDWMGNVMSRCPQLLSYSIEEVKTRVGFYLDMGMNEKDFGTMVFDYPKALGYFTLEEMNEKVSYLKEFGLNNEDVGRLLAFKPQLMGCSIEERWKPFVKYLYYLGVCREGMRRMLIIKPMVFCVDLEKTIVPKVRFFQDIGIRDDAIGNMLVKFPPLLTYSLYKKIRPVVIFLITKAGVSRKDIAKVIALGPELLGCSIVHKLEVSVKYFLSLGIPLQILGEMIADFPMLLRYNIDVLRPKYRYLRRTMVRPLKDLIEFPRFFSYSLDDRIIPRHKALVENRVNFKLRYMLAISDEEFARRVEAAVERRSRFESGLMSSTLSDSQTANDSLENRTLVDFCGREVAFSECQTSENQVSSSKNEDALSFSSE